The nucleotide window TGATGAAAAAACCCAGACTGGGATTGTGAGATGCGATAGGAAATATGTTGAAGAGCTCCGATTTGCTCTCACCTTGGTTACCGAGATAAACGGCTCAAAAGCAATAATAAGAACACTTGGAGTGTCGGGAACTATAAGGAGGCTCAAGCTAAAATTCTTAAAGGAGTTTGGGTGGAAATAGGGATAGAAAAATTTAATTATCAACCCGATAACTTACATATCGGAGAGTATATAAAGGGAATTGAGGAATTCCTAATATAACTGGATTACGATAACTTTAGAGGTGATGAGAAATGGCGTTTGTGCCACCGCAAGCTGGGTATGATAGGGCAATAACAGTTTTCAGCCCCGATGGAAGACTTTTCCAGGTGCAGTATGCCAGAGAGGCAGTTAAGAGAGGAGCAACTGCCGTCGGAGTAAAGTGCAAAGACGGCGTTGTTCTGGCTGTAGAAAAGAGGGTAACAAGCAAGCTCATAGAACCGGAAAGCTATGAGAAGATTTTCCAGATTGATGACCACATAGCCGCAGCTTCAAGCGGAATAATAGCCGATGCAAGGGTTCTTGTTGATAGGGCACGTTTAGAGGCCCAGATTTACCGCCTTACTTATGGAGAGCCCGTTCCGCTCACCGTTCTGGTGAAGAAGATTTGTGACTTAAAGCAGATGCACACGCAGTAT belongs to Thermococcus bergensis and includes:
- a CDS encoding ribonuclease P protein component 2; the encoded protein is MREKPRTLPPTLRDKHRYIAFQIIGEREFKKDEIKKAIWDASLRTLGELGTARVKPWFIKFDEKTQTGIVRCDRKYVEELRFALTLVTEINGSKAIIRTLGVSGTIRRLKLKFLKEFGWK